The following DNA comes from Populus trichocarpa isolate Nisqually-1 chromosome 19, P.trichocarpa_v4.1, whole genome shotgun sequence.
TTATATATGTCATCCAAGATAAGACAGGAACACATTGAGATTTATAGGAAACCATTTTATTGTacttaatttagtattttaacaTAACAAAGAAGGTTGCCAGACATTGTAAAATCAGGCTACTACAGTCCATGTTACACGTCTTAATCACTCACTGTTTCCTCCAAACAGTTTCTGAAGATAGTTCACTATCTTGATGTCCAAATGGAAGGCCTTGGCAAGAACATCAGGATTGATGAGAGGATCGGACCCGAACACTGCATTTGCTATTGTAATAGTACCAGGATTTTGGCTGCTTAAACCAGCAAAGACAACTGCAGGGGTTTTGGCAATATTGAGTTGGAAGTGAATGAGGCCAAatggaaacacaaaaacatctcCAGGGTATAAGACTTTGCTGATGAAACGATTATCTGGGTTTGATGTGACAAATCCAACATAGAGTGTGCCTTCGACGACTACTAGAATCTCTGTGGCACGAGGGTGAGTATGGGGTGGGTTTAAGCCACCATTTGGTGCATAGTCAATGCGAGCCAAAGATATGCCGAGCGTGTTAAGCCCTGGTATTTGATCTACATTTAAGAGAGTAACATTTGATCCAACTCGGTTCCCTGTGTCTCTGGGAATGTTGAGTCCTGAAAAGGAGAAATCATTTGCTGTCGCCAACTTCGGGTCCTTGCAGAATTTCCCATTTACAAACACTGCACAAAACAAATGCTGGTCAATTCATGCATGCATGAACAAACAAGGGAACGATTTTCATGTATAGCTAATAACAAGCCGTAAGAGGCTGCAGCTTCTTATGAAATGTAAATGATAGATGTAAGAAGAATGCATTACCAGCAGCCTTGGGATCATTGATGGCTACACAGAAGTCCTGAAGGGGACTGGGGTCAGAGGCAGAGGCAATTGAGGATGCCAGAGTCAAGAGAACAAAAGCTAGTAGGAAATGAACACTTCTCATTGTAGTGAAGCTCTATAACTTAACACTCTTTTAGCTGTTATTGCTTGAGTTGAGGGGGTGAGAATTCTTGCATTTGAAAGGAGTCTATTTATAGACTGGAGTCAGTGAACCGATCTTGCATTAAAAAGTCTTCCGGAtattgttatctattttttatttctgcgATAAGAATCTTCCTTCAACCACTACATGCATTTGTCGTCCTTCGAATATTCTATCTTCTTATGCTTGCATCATTAGACTCTTGGGTACGCAAGATGTCTTGTTACAAATTTAGATGTACTTTTTTCCTATTTTCTATGACCAATTATACCTGGGAAAAAGCCATAAAAACAACACAGAAAATGCCAAACCACTTTTTGATcccttaattataaaattgtataatcGAATCCTTAGTTGATCAAATTGGAAAAGTATGTATTGTCCAACAAATAAAGTTGCCTTAGCCAACATTAACGAGTATAATATCCTTTGTATATCATCTGGTTTTGATCATATAACGCACAATATTCCTACCGTAATTTAAAGAACTTAAATTGAAAGACAACCACtaccataatttttatatttaccgatagaattttttgtcggtatttgtactatcagtccgttggtaattaatttaccaacgaaatcactGACGGAAAtactccgtcggtgaatcttttgtcagtaattttttatccgtcggtaagtccgttggtaataaaaaaataatattattaccgatggatttactgaaGGAAAAAGcgcgcaaaaaaaaattatccgctttattccatcggtattttcCTCAGaaaaataccgtatgtaattctttcggtaattatttaaaaatattttttaaaacattcattttacaatactataaaataattaaattaatataaatcaacactctataatactcgaaatgcttgaaaaaaagaagaagaaaatcaactcaaacaaatttacaacaaataaataacatgaaaaaataaattcatttaaaaaaattcatatgaaaaaaataaagttgtgattgaagtattaaataaaattaaatgaagtgGTAAACCTAACGCAGATTTAACACCAATTTATTAATTGAAGtattaaatagaattgatagttttaaaaacttaaattgaaaGACAACATAactttataaatgaaaattttagaagCATAAGAGTATCAACATCTAGAGCTTACATATGATATTAGACATTTAAGAgagattaaatgaaaataaataattatagttgAAGGGAGCTTGGATACTCCGAacctttataaatttataaatatagttatcattaatttttaaaattctgaaagaaatataatactactaaaaattaaaaataagtaatgAATTAAGTAAATTTATTAGCCTAGATGAATCACAAaagatatttgataaaaaaatgaaaaatcttcaaacaaaataataagtGCTATTGTATACACTAATGATACTGTATCTAGGTAGTGAGaactaataatatatatattagaaaaagaaattatcaataaataggATTATTGAAACTAGAGGAATTGAACACcatatattttgatatcaatgcCTAGGATTAAATGTAAAAGTAAAAGacaaaataagctaaaaaaaaaaaaaacattctaatgATCAGATTTATTGTGACATGAGACTCATTAAAGACATCAATTTTGGACAAGACATAACTATATCTCTCATTTTCAGCATGCCGATAACACTCTTATTTTCAGTCTGAtaatctctcttctcttcaaTGAACATTAAGAGAATTCTAAGATGCTTTgaatcaaggttgttaaaatcatattttgactcgtaaaatcatacgattttatGAGTCAAAACATGCTTTGCATGTTGAatcgtttgaaaaaataaaaaatgagtgaaatcgggtgaaatctttaaaatcgggtgaaatcgcaAAAAAATCACGAGTTCAGGACTGATTTTGCGATTTCACCAAAACACATAAACTGAAGAAAAATGTTCCCCCATGCTCCAATTGTCCGACGCCTAATGGCTGTATAAATGCACAGTCACGCCAATTCTTCAAAGTCTTCACTCCAGTTATCGGGCGGAATAAATCCCTTTCTTCCTTTGCACTGAATACAAATCCCTAATCTCCTTCTCTATTAACCAACCGGCAACCACAAAAGCTGCGACGATTACGGTCACGATCACGGTCACGGTCCAGTCTTcactccttctctttcttcacTCCAGTCATCAGTCCAGTCTTCACTCTAGTCATTAGTGCTCACGGTCGCGGATTCCTTTTCATCAACAACGATGATGATCTCCTCAACAGCTCACGACTTTCTTTTCATCAACAGTGGCAAGTTGACAACGATCTCCTTTCTTTTCCATCATCAACAGCTCACGGCTTCTTTTTCATCAACAGCAGCAGGCGACATCGCTCTCCTCTTCAGCCTTCATCATCAACGACTTCCTCTTCACCGTAAGTTGTTCTCCTGTAATTGTATCTTTAGCCTTCAAAATGTAAAACTGTAATAGTGTAATATTCCCCTTATCCCCTCTACAGATTTTGAATGTTGATTTTGCCGGTCCTGATAATGATTTGGAATAACAATTTGTccatttataatgtttttctgtcccttgaattgaattgatggAATGATTTTAGGGTGGTATGGACTGTGGAATGTGGAAATTGTGTCTGCTTGATTGAATGGTTTTAGCGTGGTGTGGACTGTGGAAATCATGTCTCTGGAATGTGGCAATTGTCTCTATTCGTGTCTCGtattaattagttgttgttGCTCTGTGTCTGTGTAGTGTGGACTGTGGAGTCTGTGGACTGTGGAATGATGGAATGATTTTAGGATGCCATTtcagtatatatactaaagtaGATTGAAAGTATTATTTTAGGATGCCATTTTATTAATGGAATGATGGaatgattttacaaaaaaatttaattgtatagTATATGTACTGAAGCACATTGAAAGTATTATACTGTGGAGTCTGTGAAAGTATTTTtaggtgcttgaactatgtatgaatttttatttgaagcatgaatttttagttaatgtattttaaaatttcttatgattttatgattttacaatttatttttacgatccgagtttgttttgcattttccgTGCCGTGTCAAAATCACAATTTTGACAACCATGCTTTGAATTGATCTCAGGTTTGAAGGTAAGCTTTCATAAAGATTTATCATTGGTGTTGGAATTGAGGatccttttctgttttttccatGGAAGTTGGGAGTTCAAGAAGCTCTACTCATACTGCAAATAGCCTTATGTGTCGGAAGGAGGGGTTGTCTTTCAAGTATTTAGGCTTGCTTATTGGTGTTTTGTAGCCTATtattagcaaaataaaatttagattagCTAATTGGAAATTAAGGGCGTCATCTATTTATTGGTGGAAGGGTTTGCTTGATTAAATTGGTGCCGAACAATCTGCCAATTTATTATCTTTCCATGTTCCCTATTCCAGCTAGTGTTGCTGCAAATATTGAAAGAATGATTAGATCTTTTCTCTGGTTTGGCGAGGAGGGTGGAAAGAAACCGTGTAATGTTAAATGGGCCTCAGTTGttattccaaaaaaaaccaTGGGGGGCTTGGTATTGGATTtgtaagatttaaatttttgattCAAATTCAAGTTTAAGTTAACTCAA
Coding sequences within:
- the LOC7469831 gene encoding germin-like protein subfamily 1 member 13 produces the protein MRSVHFLLAFVLLTLASSIASASDPSPLQDFCVAINDPKAAVFVNGKFCKDPKLATANDFSFSGLNIPRDTGNRVGSNVTLLNVDQIPGLNTLGISLARIDYAPNGGLNPPHTHPRATEILVVVEGTLYVGFVTSNPDNRFISKVLYPGDVFVFPFGLIHFQLNIAKTPAVVFAGLSSQNPGTITIANAVFGSDPLINPDVLAKAFHLDIKIVNYLQKLFGGNSE